The Prinia subflava isolate CZ2003 ecotype Zambia chromosome 7, Cam_Psub_1.2, whole genome shotgun sequence genome includes the window tttttactgaaaGGTATTCACTGAACGGTTTGGGTAGAGCGGAGTGCGAAGATGCAGTTGTTATTTTACAAATTACTATATTTACAAAAACACCTTGGActgtcctggagctgcaggcacgGCAGGAAACCTTGGTGAGAGGTGGACATGCAGAGTTTGCCTGTCACAGCTGGGGAAAAGGACATTTCACCCCAGATTTTCTGCATCAGACATCAAAATATTGCTGTCTCTGAGGCGAGGCTGCTGCAGttgggtgggatggggaggtggTGCAATGTGGAGTGTGTGCTCGAGGGTGACTCTTCTTTCCTTCTAAAGGACCAGCTTGGGAATGAAATGCTGCTAAAGGGAAACCACTTGGCTTCCCTCAGCCTCCCTGTGCTCATGGGCAGGCTCAGCACCCTTGGGGATCACCCACTTTCAGTTCCTGTTCCCATGGGAGGGAGGCAGttatcatggaatcatggaatggtttggtttggaagggaccttaaagatcatccagttccaacctcctgccaagggcagggacactttccaccagcccaggttgctccaggctcctttcagcctggccttggacacttccagggatcccGGGGCAGCCACAATTTCCCTGGGCTGGTgagtgccagggcctcaccaccctcagtcaaaaatttcttcccaatatcccatctaaccctgccctgtcagtttgaagccattccctcttgtcctctTGCCCCAGAGAGGATGAGATTTAAGGAGAAGAAATGTCCTGGGGAAGTTTTTAGTCACACATTCCCTCAAAcctggaaggagaaaaaaagactctcctgctctgtgccagagcGTGGCAACGTTATTCCTGTGCTCAAAATTTGATTTCACAGTTCGGCTGAGGAACAACCAATGTAAAACCTGACTGGGAACTGGAGCTGGCCAGAAGATACAAACCCAAGGGTTGTTGTTCTCGGAAAAAAATGGCCCTTTTTGGCAAACAAAGCTGTACTGTCAGGAATCTGTTGGCACTTCTGGAATCTCCTTCATAACATATTTGTAACACTTGTCTCTATGCTCTGTTTATCAGATTCCGGGTTTGCAGTAAACATAAGCTAAGAACAAGGGGGGgtttcagaatattttcttggATGATTCCCAGTTAAAAGAAAACGCTTGTTGTTGTgttggcctttttttttcttctttttttttttttttttttttccttttggaaggaTCAAACTTTCCAGTGACCTCATCCTGCCCTCAGAGAGTCAATGTAAATGTGCAAATGTCACCGTGAAATTTACCCAGTGAGGGAAAAGTAACCTGGATTTCTTCCTTGCTGGCTGGGGAGCACTGCCAGGAGACAATGCTACTTCCTTGTCTGGAGCTGAGACCTTCCAGCACATCCCTCCCATGGTGCCTGGTGTCCCATAAAAAGAAGTCACAGCCTATAAAGATTCCCAAAGTCACTGAAAAGCAGGTTATTCCAAAATTAGGAGGACAAAATCTCTTCCCTTGACTCATAAAATCCAAAGGCACCGCTGGTTGAGGTGGGTGCTCTCCATCCTTCCTCATCACTCCACAGCCCAGCCAAGTCTCCAGGTGCTCAGCAGGCACCTGGATTAACCCCTGGGCATTGTGCACTCCTGAACTATCAGTGGTGATATTCTTTGGGAAGTATCTTTAGGGTGGGAGGGGGTCAGGAGCCTTTGGGTGCTGCTCAGAGCACGTGTCCAAATGTCACATGCCAGATACATGACCAGGCCCTGCCACTgcttgctgctggcagaggttTTGTCACCTGTGACTAATAAACACTCCTGTTTTGGCTGTAGTGGATCCCCACACGTGCTCACATCATCCTCCTTTACTGCCTGGCCTTTAGACTTTCATCAGGGAATGACATGAGATCATCAGGCAGGACAGAGGTGCAACGTGCAGGGTGTCCTCAGCAGAGACCACAAAGTGTTCCCTTAATGCTCGTGGATCATAAAACcccagaatgggttgggttgggttggaaaggaccttaaatcccatctaacagctctgtgtcctctccctgtggcacagcatTTGCCACATCTGCCCCTCGGGCTGTACTTTGGACAGGGCAGGATGCTGGGAAAGGGGGAGGAGAAGCCTCCAGAAACGCGGtttaataaaagcaaagttGAGCAGCACAGACCCTGCTTTAacctttttaattctttttccattCCATTATTAGTGCAAATAGCAAGGCCCTGTGAGACACCACATGGGAGCTGAGCTCCAGACCTCAGCTTGCTCTCCAGGGAAATAAACCCAGTCCTGCTTTGCTCAGGGAGGGCTGAATGAACATCCCTACCCCAAAGAGAGGGAAAACCCCATGGAAATGGGGATTTTCTCCATCTCCCCTTCCTGCTGGTCTTACCTGACCTCTGCCATCCCGAACCTTTCTCCAAAGTGCCTCACTATTTTTATCCCATCCACAGGAAaaccagcagcttctgctgtcCTTGAGTCCTGCTTTAGTCCCCACACTGCTAGGATGGTTTATCCTGGAAAGCCTGGAACTAAGAGTGTCTGAGACAAAAGGAAAGCATTCATTCTGGCCCATGGGGATTGAGTCAGTGAACTCAGGGCTGGGTGGACAGTGGTCAGCTGAGTGGCCACAGCCGTCCATGAGCCACTGACCATGCTCCTGACCCTGCTCCTCCAGGTTTGGTTCAGTCACTCAAAATTTGCAATgccccttctcccttctttcaGGCAATGAGATTCTTGGCTTGTACAGGTTCAAATTCTCCATTATTCGATAaggcaacaacaacaacaaactgTTATGggtcttttattttcttaaataggATTTTACCCCTTTGTATAAAAGCTGATGAAGAGCATCTAGACATGTGAGAATTGGTCCCAAGGATAattggtcccaggacagccCTAGTGAAAGACAACTTTTGAAACCATTACTTGCATGTTAACCATGTCCCATGGCCTAGTTTTGGCCAACCAAGGCACAGCCTAAGTAAGAATCAAATGGAGAAGGAGAAtaatgatttaaaagaaaatttaggaTGGCACTTGCACAAAAGCATCTTTTTAAAAGCTCAAGTTCAGGCAAGCAACAATCCCAAGAAAGAGATGGAAATTGTGGTGCTTAAACCCTGTGGTGTCATGCCTaggggatgtgctggagggagcATTTGTATGAGCCAGGACCACGGATGGAGACCTTCCATCCCCATGGAACACAAACTTGTTCAAACCTGGGAAAAGTGACAGAAATAATTCAAGCTTGGGCACAGCAAATGGTTGTGTCTCACCAACGTAGAGCTGTGCCTGCTAAAATCCATGCAACTCACTCCCCTGGGAACCACAAGTCTTGGATTGAGAAGAATAGGAGCTCTTTTTGACAGCAgtgggtgggatttggggaatgCTGCTCCTCCAAGGGGTCTGGGGGGGGGGCCCACAGAAGAGGAGTCCCAATTACTGGGACATGATTTGGATCTGCAAAGGGCACGGCAGACAAAAAGCCATCTCTTTAACaaccctttttccccctcctcatcCCAGTGCCACTGAGCTGTGCCTCCACCTCACCCCTACGCTGCCATGGCCACGCTAGAGACGCTGCCCGTCCTCAGTGACCCGGCCTACGCCAGCCCGGAGAACTTCCACGGCTTCTCCCCGCGGTATTCCCAGACCATCCCCAAGGGCGCCATGGGGAGCGTGGGCAGCGGAGTGGCCAACGACCAGGAGTTCGCCATGAAGAGCGTGGGCACCCGCACGCAGAGCAGCGGCCGGCAGGCGGAGGGGCCCCGCAACGGCTACGCGGGCCGGGAGATCTCCAACCGCTACTCCGGCGAGGAGAAGACCTACAAGTCGGAGAAGGTCTCCAACTCCCTCTACATCAACGGCGACCTGCGCAAGAGCGAGAAGGTGAAGATGGACATCTGCGGCAACGTGACCACCAACAACGAGAAGAACCTGCCGCCGCCTCCGCAGTACCGAGAGCCCGGTAACCCACCAAAGATTTTGCCAATCTCCGGCAAGCTAGACCAGGTGAGGACCcacctggaggagctgggtggCCACGGGGCTCCTCTGGAAGCACAGACCGGGAGGCCTCGGGCAGCGGTGCAGTCTTGATGGTCTCGTttttattttgtacattttCATGCAGCGATGATGTAATTCTTATGAGTTTCAGGGGGGTTGTTTGTTCTTGAGGAACCCAAGAGCGTGACCACAAGTGATCCACATACAGCCCATTTAAGCCTGGGTTTAAGTCACTGACTATTCCAACTCCCTGAGATGCTGTACCTATCCCTCTGGAGGAtggtgagggagctgggtttggCTCCTATTTCAGCAGGTCCAGCATCTGAGTCCCACtcttgttttgtgtgttttgtgcCTTTTATAGGCGGTTTCCAACCACCCACTGCCACCTAAAGCTGTTGCCTGGAAGCAGCCATGAGCATCTGTTCACAATCCCAGTGTCCCTTGTGAGGGAAAAGGCTTGGGAACTGCCCCTGTAAACATTTATCTCCCAGCCCAGTCCTCATGgcttcagggagaaaaatatcCCAGGACTGGAGGAACAGAGCCCAGGAGCCAGCATTGTTTTATGTagcctgctgctctgctccagtgaCTTCCATAATTTGTGTCCAGTATTATTTCTACAGCATTAGATGGCCTTTTCTCCTGGGTTGTTAATCCAACAGCCCCTGCAGTCCATCTCAGTCTCACACTTGGTCTCCAGCCCTTAGTGGGGCTTACTCTGTTTCTCCTAAAAGGCATTTTCAAAATACCTTTGCTTCCTCCAGTTTACTTTTTACCTAAAGTCCAACCTGCAGTAGGGGAGACTCAATCCCATTTTGAGGAAAATTTTGTTCCTAATGGTGCATTGATGGGGTGAGGGATGTGCAAGGCTTTAAAATCCTTTCTAAATCCCTCACAGCTGTGGTCTATTGTCCCCCAGCATTGCTTATGCCatagaaaacacaaatttcaaatgaagagcagctccagcatgtTCCTTGCCCGGTTTCACTGCTGTCACAGCTTCTACCTGCTCCTGTCCGAGGACAAGCAGGACACGAGGTCCCCACAGGCACAggtcactgctggcagcagggagatgTGATGCTCTGAGGAAAAATGACTGCCAACTCAAGGGTTTGATTCAGCTTTCAGCAAAAGGGCAATGCAACCTCAAGGCTAGAAATATAATCAGCAAAAATTAGAGTTCTTTTGGTCAAGTCTGGTAAGCAAGGGGCAGCCCTTGTGAAAGCACTAGGTGAACCCAAGGAGTATTCTAGGGAAAAATCACACGGGTTTGGGGTGAGTCAAGATGGTTTCGTTTcagctgggggaagggaaggcaaaGTGTTGCCCTTCGAGTGACCAAATATCCCTCATGTGCAACCCCAAATGTTCCAGGGTGTAACAGGGTGGGATGAGGAGCCAGCCCAAGCTGCCCTGTGCCGTTGTGTCTCTTTTATGTGTTGTTACCGAGCCTCCTGCCGTGTTTGACGCGTggtcctttttcctttttgcagagcaATGAGCCCTTAGTTAGACCCTCAGCCTTTAAACCAGTAGTTCCTAAAAACTTCCATTCCATGCAGAACCTCTGCCCGCCGCAGAGCAACGGGATGGCAGAGAACAGAAAGAGCTTGAACCATGCCAACAGCAATAGCCCGTCCGCACCCAAGGGTGGACTCGACAAGAGCAGCCTTAACAGGACTACAAACCAAGGCGGGGGGCTCTCGGATTCGGGCCGTAACTCGCTGACGAGCCTGCCCACCTACGGGACGGGCTACAGCCAGCACGTGGGCCCCATGAGCGCCTCCACGAGCCACATCAACCGCATCGGGACCACCTACGTGGAGAAGAACATCGTGGGATACAACGGGATATCTACCTCAGACAGCGGGCGGTCCTCGAGCAAGAGCACCTCGTCCTTCAACAGACTGAACCATCTCAACGAAACGATGCCTTTCCACTCGCCCTCGACCGACGACATCATCCAGGACCTGGAGGACCGGCTgtgggagaaggagcaggaggtgctgcagatGCGGAGGAACTTGGACAAGAGCGAGGCGGCCATCTTCCAGGTGTTCGAGGAGAAGCAGAAGATCTGGGAGAGGGAAATGGAGGACCTGAGGCAGAACTATGCCAACAAGTTGCAGCAGGTCTCCAAAAAGGCGCAGCGGgctcagcaggctctgcagctccaaaTCTTCAAGCtccagcaggagaaaaaaaaactccaGGAAGACATGGGACAACTCCTGCAGCAAcgagaggagctggagaagaaatTTGTGGCTTTCAAGAAGGAGCAGGCTGAGTTTCTCCCCAAGATTGAAGAGACCAAGTGGGAGGTAAGAGCATTGTTGTAACAGGCCGTGAATGAGGTTTCCATCACGGGATCTGGTGACCCAAAGTACCTCCCCCGTGCCCTAAGTGGAGCCCACAGGTAACAGCCGTGGGTTGGTGACCTCCAGCTAACAGGTGACACTTGTCACCTCCCTTGTCGGAGTCCCAGGCCTGTTGACTGCAATTAAGCTAAAAAATGCACAACTTTTTGTGCGCACCCTCCTGTGCTGGTTAATATTTTGACTTCACAGTCTGGTCACTCCAAGTTGTGACATTCAAATCCAGTTTCAGGGGACACAGGTCTTTCCACACAGGTACTTGTGCCAGCCAAAAATGGGCTTAAGtctattttaattaattcttttaCCATTTGCATTTGGGAAAACCTTGAAACCGCCTTTCagatatttgattttttttaaattgaagatATAAAAGCAACTGAGCTAAGAATGACATGGATAGCCACGTCTACCTCATGTTTTCCGTTCTAACACAATGTTTTCAGTTGTTAATAAGTTTGTCTCTCTTAAAAGGCTGAAAGACAAATTCCTCCTTCTAGTTCTCCTGCTGAGTCCTACATAACTTTTTCCTACTGTTCCTATTTTTAGAACATTTTATCAAGGTCTGTTTGTATAGCCAGTGCTAACATACCTTTTTTTCAGCTTGATCATGTGAAGAATTTTAATCCTTCCATGCACAGGCTAGAAACTTTAAATTTATTAAGAGTGCAGAGGGAAAACATAGCTCTAGAATCAAGAAGACCTTATTCTGCTAATCCTGATGGAAAGTCAATGAAGCTGGGATTAACTAGGCTCTGAAATGTGGCATTTGCAGATGTTCAGCAGAAGGTTTGGGATTGAGCCCTGCGGCTTTGTGGGTGGGAGAGTAAGATGAAGGCAGGAGCATGGTGAGGATTGCAGTACTAGGCTTGGCTGTTTGGGCAGCGCCAGCTGGGAACAGCATCAGGTCCTTGAGAGCCAGGAAAAAACACAGAGGTGGGGACAGCCTCTCGGTCTGTGGCACGGTCTGGTGCCTGGTGAAGGCCGGGTCCTTGAGCAGGGTCATTTcttgggcagtgcaggggacaagcagctcctcactgccaTCCGCCAGCCTCACGAGTGCTCTCCCCACAGGTGTGCCAGAAGGCAGGGGAGatctccctgctcaagcagcagctgaaggactCCCAAGCCGACGTCTCCCAGAAGCTCAATGAGATCGTGGGACTGCGGTCGCAGCTCAAGGAAGGCAAGAACTTCCTACGGGAGAAAGAGGAGCAGATCCTCACCCTGAAGGACTCCTACAGCTCCAAGAGCGTCAACCTGGAGATCTGCGAGGGCGAGCTGCAGAGGAAGATGAGCGAGGTCCAGGTGCTGAGGGAAAAACTGAACCACTGTGAGCTGGAGGTCTCCGGCCTGAAGCGGACACTTGCCAGCATGGGACCCTCGGGGTCTTTTGGAGGGGACCTCGGGGAGAAGCTGCGGGACCCGCTGGCCTGCGAGAGCGACGAGGCCAAGATGCAGCGGCAGAGCGAGGACAGCGTGAACACCCTGCGCAGGGAGGTGGAGCGGCTCCAGACGGAGCTGAAGCTGGAGCGGCAGCAGCGGGAGCAGCAGGTGATGGACTTCGAGGAGGAGCGGCGCACgtggcaggaggagaaggagaaagtcATCAAGTaccagaagcagctgcagctgaactACGTGGAGATGTACCAGAAGAACCAGCTCCTGGAGCACAAGGTCAACGAGATGAACACGAAGACCACCAGCCCCCCGCACACCGAGGAGAAGAAGACGTGGACTCCCTCCAGACTCGAGCGAATAGAGTCCACCGAGATCTGAGGAGGGACCGAGGCGACACCACGGAATTTTTTATTGCTGTGCATGTACTACCTACTCAAGCCAGTGATCTTCCGAAGGATAACGCGCTCCCGTTGGAGCGGTGTGAGCGTGCTCCCACCAGGCTCCCTCACCCTTACTCTCCACTTCTGTGCTCTGTAGGTAAAATAACTGTGGATGTGCGTTGGTTTTCTATCGATAATGCGACATCTCGTCTGGGTTTTCTCCTAGTACAGCCGGTGAGGGTCAATTGGCTCTTTTGTAATCTGCCCTGACTGTTACTTCACTAGAGGCTGCCACCCCCTCTCCTACAATTCACCCttctttggttggttgttttggaGGGTtgtatttggtttatttggttttccAAGCATTTAAGTGCAGCAAAACAGTTCAAAGTGGcaggtttgttggtttttggtttggtttttttttttccaggatgtTTTTAGCCACATTGGCTAATGGAGCAAAGCTCTCGGGATCATGAGCAAACTCAAGTGTTCTGCATCAAGTATCCTGTCTAGACAGTGGTCTTAGTGAAGTCAGTGCGAGCTTGGccactgatttcagtgaaaCCAGACATATCCCTACCAGACGACTCCCTcttgccctggctgcaggagggtAGGATATCCTTGAGGAGCAGGATGAGCCTGTCCTGGTAACAGGAGCCAACAAGGAATgatgtcccagcaggagccTCTCTGGAGGCTCAGCAGAGCTTAACATATGCTGCGTTTTCACTTCCTTGTGGTTTCCTCCTGCCGTTCCACTCCTCTCCCAGGTTGTGACCAACCCCGGGAGCAGAAATACCCTCTCACCTCTGCCTTGGTCCCCTTACTCTTACTCTATACCCAAGCTGGCTACAGCAAGAAAAAAGCTTGGAAATCCGAGCTGGTTTCCCTTCCCAACTGCCCTCTTACTTCCCAAAGTCAATGGAATTGAGGTTTGGGGAAGCCTCCAAACCCATGGGATGTTTATGCAAACTGAAGCTTTAGCAATCTGCCCCAAAAGCGGGCAATTgtgccaccctgtccccaaACGAGTGACACCTTGGTGCACTCTCTTGGTCCAGGGTCTGCTTAAAAACAGCACTCGAGCCTcactcaggagctgcagggggggcacagcagcatcacagctggATTGCAATGGTCAGGCTTCAGTACTGCCATTCCAAACAGCACCCACGGCCATCCCACGGGGCATCCCacactccagggatggaggtAATAACTCGCAGGCCTAGCTCGAGAAAATACTCAGCTACTAACTCTGAGCATGAAAGAAGTCGTAAGAGGGGAAAATGCTTAAGATCACGCAAGTGCTTATGCCCTGGCAGAATAATAAACCAAATCCTACGTGCACAGTCACTGAGGCAGCAAAACCTGGCATTCTGCTTGAAAACACGGGCAAAGTGAGCTCGGTTCTTCCTGTCATGGACAATTTTTTACCATGAGTCAcaacaaagaggagaaaaacgTTGCAAAGTGGAGTTTGCACTGGCCGAAGGATCAATAGGAGTGGGGATTTTGGCTCTTTGCCCTGGAGAGCAGCTATAAAAGTTAGAATCAGCACTGGGATGTCTTGAAATGTCTGTGAGGTGATTCCAGGGTGAGTTTGGCCAGATTACATTTCATGTGCATACCAAGGAAGAACCTCGAGGCACTGGGGGGCTGAAGACCTTCCAAACAAAAGCCCTGAAGCTGCACATTTTCCATGTTCTGTCTCCCCAAAGCTCTCCTGTTCATGACCAGGCCTGACCTTCAGTTTGAGAACAAATATTGTTGTGATGAGCTCCAGACTGAGCAGAGTGGAGACTGCAGTTAGTCCCACCAGCCCAAGTCATcggccaggagctgggagtggctgccagagacccctggagtcATTGAAAATGGAAAAGTGAAACAAGACCAGGGCATTTCAAGATCCAAGTTGACAGTTCCTGTCTTTTCCCACTACTTCTGCCCATGTCTTTGGAGCTGGAGGAAGACAACTCATGGAAAACACCGGGGCTGCTCAGGCTAAGCCCCTTTCCCTGGACCAGCCATAAAAGGGGGATTAGGTCAGGCCTGACTCCTGATGGGTGTGGGGAAGAGTCCTGCTGCAAATCCTGAAGATGCTCCAGCACTTTGGACGTCATCCCGTGCAccccagcagggaaggagtgcAGCTGCCTGCCAGTGCCACACAGC containing:
- the LZTS3 gene encoding leucine zipper putative tumor suppressor 3 isoform X1; this encodes MATLETLPVLSDPAYASPENFHGFSPRYSQTIPKGAMGSVGSGVANDQEFAMKSVGTRTQSSGRQAEGPRNGYAGREISNRYSGEEKTYKSEKVSNSLYINGDLRKSEKVKMDICGNVTTNNEKNLPPPPQYREPGNPPKILPISGKLDQSNEPLVRPSAFKPVVPKNFHSMQNLCPPQSNGMAENRKSLNHANSNSPSAPKGGLDKSSLNRTTNQGGGLSDSGRNSLTSLPTYGTGYSQHVGPMSASTSHINRIGTTYVEKNIVGYNGISTSDSGRSSSKSTSSFNRLNHLNETMPFHSPSTDDIIQDLEDRLWEKEQEVLQMRRNLDKSEAAIFQVFEEKQKIWEREMEDLRQNYANKLQQVSKKAQRAQQALQLQIFKLQQEKKKLQEDMGQLLQQREELEKKFVAFKKEQAEFLPKIEETKWEVCQKAGEISLLKQQLKDSQADVSQKLNEIVGLRSQLKEGKNFLREKEEQILTLKDSYSSKSVNLEICEGELQRKMSEVQVLREKLNHCELEVSGLKRTLASMGPSGSFGGDLGEKLRDPLACESDEAKMQRQSEDSVNTLRREVERLQTELKLERQQREQQVMDFEEERRTWQEEKEKVIKYQKQLQLNYVEMYQKNQLLEHKVNEMNTKTTSPPHTEEKKTWTPSRLERIESTEI
- the LZTS3 gene encoding leucine zipper putative tumor suppressor 3 isoform X2; this translates as MATLETLPVLSDPAYASPENFHGFSPRYSQTIPKGAMGSVGSGVANDQEFAMKSVGTRTQSSGRQAEGPRNGYAGREISNRYSGEEKTYKSEKVSNSLYINGDLRKSEKVKMDICGNVTTNNEKNLPPPPQYREPGNPPKILPISGKLDQNLCPPQSNGMAENRKSLNHANSNSPSAPKGGLDKSSLNRTTNQGGGLSDSGRNSLTSLPTYGTGYSQHVGPMSASTSHINRIGTTYVEKNIVGYNGISTSDSGRSSSKSTSSFNRLNHLNETMPFHSPSTDDIIQDLEDRLWEKEQEVLQMRRNLDKSEAAIFQVFEEKQKIWEREMEDLRQNYANKLQQVSKKAQRAQQALQLQIFKLQQEKKKLQEDMGQLLQQREELEKKFVAFKKEQAEFLPKIEETKWEVCQKAGEISLLKQQLKDSQADVSQKLNEIVGLRSQLKEGKNFLREKEEQILTLKDSYSSKSVNLEICEGELQRKMSEVQVLREKLNHCELEVSGLKRTLASMGPSGSFGGDLGEKLRDPLACESDEAKMQRQSEDSVNTLRREVERLQTELKLERQQREQQVMDFEEERRTWQEEKEKVIKYQKQLQLNYVEMYQKNQLLEHKVNEMNTKTTSPPHTEEKKTWTPSRLERIESTEI